The proteins below are encoded in one region of Fibrella aestuarina BUZ 2:
- a CDS encoding manganese catalase family protein: MILKMDRLPVELPTPTNPSANDAAAVQELLGGKFGEMSTLMNYTYQSFNFRGRKKLRPFYDLICSIAGEEYGHIEVVSYTINLLLTGVSKRGIDPTIAPLADGVNARNTYHFNNSGQTALPMDSMGKFWSGDNVFSSGNLKLDLLHNFFLECGARAGKMRTYEMVSDPTARTMVGYLLVRGGLHVVAYAKALELLTGVEVTKLLPIPDLSNDKFPEAKKFMEDKMHLKLYTFSQEDYKQVALIWNGTHPEDGQPLEVIQGAIPGHAVPDLDEEPQLNAPGSDEYAYDPQMFADMAKKMGIKL, encoded by the coding sequence ATGATCTTAAAAATGGACCGGTTGCCTGTTGAGCTGCCAACACCAACCAACCCGTCGGCCAACGATGCTGCCGCTGTACAGGAACTACTGGGTGGAAAGTTTGGGGAGATGTCGACCCTGATGAACTACACCTATCAGTCGTTCAATTTTCGGGGGCGCAAAAAGCTCCGGCCCTTCTACGATCTGATCTGTAGTATCGCTGGCGAAGAGTATGGCCACATCGAGGTGGTGTCGTATACCATCAACCTGCTGCTGACGGGAGTTAGCAAACGGGGAATCGATCCAACCATCGCTCCGCTTGCCGATGGCGTGAATGCCCGGAACACCTACCATTTCAACAATAGTGGGCAGACCGCACTCCCGATGGACTCGATGGGTAAGTTCTGGTCGGGTGATAACGTCTTCAGCAGCGGTAACCTGAAGCTCGATCTGTTGCACAACTTCTTTTTGGAGTGCGGGGCGCGGGCCGGTAAGATGCGGACCTACGAGATGGTATCTGACCCCACCGCCCGGACGATGGTTGGTTACCTACTGGTACGCGGTGGCTTGCACGTAGTCGCCTACGCCAAAGCGCTGGAATTGCTTACGGGCGTGGAGGTGACCAAACTGCTCCCCATCCCCGATCTGAGCAACGATAAATTCCCCGAGGCTAAGAAGTTCATGGAGGATAAAATGCACCTGAAGCTCTATACCTTCAGTCAGGAAGATTACAAACAGGTAGCGCTGATCTGGAACGGTACCCACCCCGAAGACGGACAACCGCTGGAAGTGATTCAGGGGGCTATTCCCGGCCACGCCGTCCCTGACCTCGACGAAGAGCCCCAACTCAACGCACCCGGCTCTGATGAATACGCCTACGACCCGCAGATGTTCGCCGACATGGCCAAGAAGATGGGGATTAAGTTGTAG
- a CDS encoding FG-GAP-like repeat-containing protein has product MARWSTFLFLLLSLAGQAQRIAFEYDTRPTIELAGRTLPNAWAGGLNACQFATLPLDADARPDLVVFDRVTSRISTFLATTGPNNALFWQHAPQYERLFPTIGNWFYLVDYDGDGRKDLFASAPSGIQVWRNATPANGTLAWQLVTPSLQTDALSGIRSNVYVAGPDTPAITDLDGDGDVDVVAFDPTGNQAVYYQNLSKQRTNAAAPAGLDFRTEPGCWGRFRKEFCNDFTANADCAATGGRQGDPNGRPNHTGNTIRLQDVDGDGKPELIFGYVDCNNLSVLHNTGPSNQNAAFTRFEYDFPKQNPVRFASFPAAFFDDLDGDGLTDMVASPNVYVNERGLFDFRSTNHFYRNAGTATAPDFQLVRTDFLQSDMLDLGENAAPVLADLDGDGDLDLLVGNGGVPLANGFRASLWQFENKGTTSNPAFSLVTTDYLGLTTTDSLTYLRPTFADLDGNGSLDLVLSGFSKTGSVLRWLPNSAAKGAAMRFTPATARSLTLSDGYSAASPVLFTDFDADGKADLLVSGSAGNISYYRNSGSVSEPAFTLVTDRFAGFDFAFDNRNASLALTDVNGDNQKRLMLATRTGQLRVYKLASQPTQAATLLDTLGTLPTAGLNPILATGDLSGDGLPDLVLGSLAGGLRYVRNTSDKVSAVLAVEPVSTWAFPNPTNRYVTIRAPHGGQVEVISIDGRTVLTPIRVGAHIDQPLDLGTLSSGVYLLRLSAADQPTKVSRVVLGR; this is encoded by the coding sequence ATGGCTCGTTGGTCTACTTTTCTCTTTTTATTGCTTTCACTGGCTGGTCAGGCGCAACGCATTGCGTTTGAGTACGACACCCGGCCCACCATTGAGCTAGCGGGCCGCACCCTGCCCAACGCCTGGGCGGGCGGGCTCAATGCCTGCCAGTTTGCCACCCTGCCGCTGGATGCCGACGCCCGCCCCGATCTGGTGGTATTCGACCGGGTTACCAGCCGGATCAGCACGTTTCTGGCGACGACCGGCCCCAACAACGCCTTGTTTTGGCAACATGCCCCGCAGTATGAGCGCCTTTTCCCGACCATCGGCAACTGGTTTTACCTGGTCGATTATGATGGCGATGGCCGAAAAGATCTGTTTGCGTCGGCCCCCAGCGGCATTCAAGTGTGGCGCAATGCGACACCCGCCAACGGCACACTGGCGTGGCAGCTGGTGACGCCGTCGCTACAGACCGATGCGCTGTCGGGAATTCGATCGAACGTGTACGTGGCCGGGCCGGATACCCCTGCTATCACCGACCTCGATGGCGACGGCGACGTAGACGTGGTGGCCTTTGACCCAACGGGCAATCAGGCGGTGTATTACCAGAACCTGAGCAAACAGCGCACTAATGCCGCCGCCCCGGCCGGGCTCGACTTCCGTACGGAGCCGGGCTGCTGGGGGCGCTTCAGGAAAGAATTCTGCAATGATTTCACGGCTAACGCCGATTGCGCCGCCACTGGCGGCCGACAGGGTGATCCCAACGGCCGACCCAACCACACGGGCAATACCATCCGGCTCCAGGACGTCGACGGTGATGGCAAGCCCGAGTTGATTTTTGGGTACGTTGATTGTAACAACCTATCGGTGCTGCATAACACTGGCCCCAGTAATCAGAATGCCGCGTTTACGCGGTTCGAATACGACTTTCCGAAGCAAAATCCGGTGCGTTTTGCGTCGTTTCCGGCCGCTTTTTTCGACGACCTGGACGGCGACGGCCTGACTGATATGGTGGCTTCACCCAACGTCTATGTGAATGAGCGGGGCCTGTTCGACTTCCGATCGACAAACCATTTTTACCGCAATGCGGGGACAGCCACAGCTCCCGACTTCCAGCTGGTCAGGACGGATTTTCTGCAAAGTGACATGCTGGACCTGGGCGAAAATGCGGCCCCGGTACTCGCCGACCTCGATGGGGATGGCGATCTGGATTTGCTGGTTGGGAATGGCGGCGTTCCGTTGGCTAATGGTTTTCGGGCAAGTTTGTGGCAGTTTGAGAATAAGGGTACAACCAGCAACCCCGCGTTTAGCCTCGTCACCACCGATTACCTCGGCCTCACCACCACCGATTCGCTCACGTACCTCCGCCCAACGTTCGCCGACCTCGATGGCAATGGCTCACTCGATCTGGTGCTGTCCGGTTTTTCCAAAACTGGTAGTGTACTGCGGTGGCTACCCAACAGTGCCGCCAAAGGCGCGGCCATGCGCTTCACACCCGCCACGGCCAGGAGCTTAACACTGTCGGATGGCTATTCAGCGGCATCGCCCGTGCTCTTCACTGATTTTGACGCCGATGGTAAGGCCGACCTGCTGGTGAGTGGCAGCGCGGGCAACATCAGCTACTATCGGAACAGCGGATCGGTGAGCGAGCCGGCTTTCACGCTGGTGACCGACCGGTTTGCGGGCTTCGATTTTGCGTTCGATAACCGGAATGCTTCATTGGCCCTGACCGATGTAAACGGGGATAACCAGAAACGGTTGATGCTGGCTACGCGAACGGGACAGTTGCGGGTGTATAAGCTGGCGAGCCAACCCACGCAGGCGGCCACGTTGCTCGACACCCTGGGTACGTTGCCAACCGCTGGTCTCAACCCAATTCTGGCCACAGGCGACCTTTCTGGCGACGGCCTGCCCGATCTGGTGCTGGGTAGTCTGGCCGGGGGGCTCAGGTACGTTCGTAATACATCGGATAAAGTATCGGCTGTGCTGGCCGTTGAGCCTGTCTCGACCTGGGCGTTTCCGAACCCGACCAATCGCTATGTGACCATTCGCGCTCCGCACGGAGGGCAAGTGGAGGTCATCAGCATCGACGGACGTACTGTACTCACCCCGATTCGGGTGGGTGCCCACATCGATCAGCCGCTCGATCTGGGTACGTTGTCGTCGGGGGTGTATCTGCTGCGGCTCAGCGCGGCCGACCAGCCAACAAAAGTGAGTCGGGTGGTGTTAGGTCGGTAA
- a CDS encoding GDSL-type esterase/lipase family protein, which yields MKNFLIAVAFLLGTATASLAQKADFEPEIAAFEAQPAPAANSIVFVGSSSIRVWNGLTEAFPGKTVVQRGFGGSEMNDAIKYIGRIIAHDRPKQILLYEGDNDIGQSNASARDVYARFTTFFALARKMAPSATITFISIKPSVARKQFLATQAEANRLIKTYLSGQKNASYIDVYTPMLDAGGQPRAELFQADGLHMNAQGYDLWKQIIGPALK from the coding sequence ATGAAAAACTTCCTGATTGCGGTAGCCTTTCTGCTTGGTACGGCTACGGCTTCGTTGGCCCAAAAGGCTGACTTTGAACCAGAAATTGCTGCCTTCGAGGCTCAGCCTGCCCCGGCAGCCAACAGCATTGTCTTCGTCGGAAGCTCGTCCATTCGGGTCTGGAACGGACTGACCGAGGCCTTCCCCGGTAAGACAGTCGTTCAACGGGGTTTCGGCGGTTCGGAGATGAACGACGCCATCAAATACATTGGGCGCATCATAGCCCACGACCGGCCCAAACAGATTTTGCTGTATGAGGGCGACAACGACATTGGTCAAAGCAACGCTTCGGCCCGCGACGTGTATGCCCGGTTTACGACCTTTTTTGCCCTAGCGCGGAAAATGGCCCCATCGGCTACGATTACGTTTATTTCCATCAAGCCCAGTGTAGCCCGCAAGCAGTTTCTGGCCACGCAGGCCGAAGCCAACCGCCTCATCAAGACGTACCTAAGCGGGCAGAAAAACGCGTCATACATCGATGTATACACGCCCATGCTCGATGCAGGCGGACAACCCCGTGCCGAACTTTTCCAGGCCGACGGTCTGCACATGAACGCCCAGGGCTACGACCTCTGGAAGCAGATCATTGGCCCGGCCTTGAAATAA
- a CDS encoding protein-disulfide reductase DsbD family protein yields the protein MTSQLAVAQIRKDPTRWTISGPAKPAKIGDVVELTIQASIAESWHIYSPDLDPNIGPIPTSIKFKPSAAYKLVGAPVPVGVQEIYVEVWGAKVRQFEGKAIIRQKVKVLADNPTIELTTEYQACSDKDGTCLPPAEAELQTIVKTTAAVTSPSSTTAGKRVGNVPAVKTETVAPVASATEPSPADLATATTSAVTDTDTLTQQAETRASAQASLAATPVEGQGQSLWAFALAAFLAGLAALLTPCVFPIIPMTVSFFTNQKGGSWKALLYGASIIGIYVLIGTVVSRINGPGFANFVSTHWLPNLLFFAVFFVFGLSFLGLFEITLPSSIVNRADAASERGGLAGIFFMAFTLVLVSFSCTGPIVGSLLVASAGGEVVKPIVGMAAFSSAFAIPFTLFALFPQWLQKLPKSGGWLNAVKVVLGFLELALALKFLSIADQVYHWHLLDREVYLAFWIVIFSMLGFYLLGKLKLPHDSAPVSTGKLNLREFAIRGVMNQPVGALVDSDAAGQLTLTGTPTSGTVQLTGGNDTKVSIPRLLLAIVTFTFVVYMVPGMWGAPLNALAGYLPPLATQDFISRGGPASATTQQSTAVRHGNLFKLPHGLPGFFDYKEALAYSKTVKKPVFIDFTGHGCVNCREMEQRVWSDPKVLSRLQNDYVVVALYVDDKTELPEAEWYTSGYDQKTKKTIGAQNADLQVVKYNNNAQPHYCLVDGTGTLLVSPINYNLSVDKFVAFLDAGKAAFGK from the coding sequence ATGACCAGCCAATTAGCTGTGGCCCAGATTCGCAAAGATCCCACACGCTGGACCATTAGCGGCCCGGCCAAACCGGCCAAAATCGGCGACGTCGTTGAACTGACCATTCAGGCATCCATTGCCGAAAGCTGGCATATTTACTCGCCGGATCTCGACCCCAATATTGGCCCGATTCCCACATCCATCAAATTCAAGCCGTCGGCGGCTTACAAACTGGTGGGTGCACCTGTACCAGTGGGCGTTCAGGAAATCTATGTGGAAGTGTGGGGCGCTAAAGTGCGGCAGTTTGAAGGGAAAGCAATAATCCGGCAAAAGGTGAAGGTCTTGGCCGATAACCCTACCATCGAACTGACGACCGAATATCAGGCCTGTTCAGATAAGGATGGCACCTGCCTTCCGCCTGCCGAAGCTGAATTACAAACGATAGTCAAAACAACTGCCGCGGTAACTAGCCCTTCATCAACGACAGCCGGAAAACGTGTTGGCAACGTACCTGCAGTAAAGACTGAAACAGTAGCGCCTGTAGCCTCTGCTACAGAACCATCGCCCGCCGATCTGGCTACCGCCACGACTTCGGCCGTAACAGACACGGATACACTGACTCAGCAAGCCGAAACACGCGCTTCGGCGCAGGCATCGCTCGCGGCTACGCCCGTCGAGGGGCAGGGGCAATCATTATGGGCGTTTGCGCTGGCGGCGTTTCTAGCCGGTCTGGCGGCCCTGCTCACGCCCTGCGTATTCCCGATTATTCCAATGACTGTCAGCTTTTTTACGAACCAGAAAGGTGGCTCGTGGAAGGCGCTGCTCTACGGCGCGTCGATTATTGGTATCTACGTGCTGATCGGCACGGTGGTGTCGCGGATTAACGGGCCGGGTTTTGCCAATTTCGTGAGCACGCACTGGCTGCCCAACCTGCTCTTTTTTGCAGTCTTCTTCGTCTTTGGCCTCTCGTTTCTCGGGCTGTTCGAAATCACACTGCCCAGTTCCATCGTCAATCGGGCCGATGCGGCTTCGGAGCGGGGTGGGCTGGCCGGTATTTTCTTCATGGCCTTCACGCTGGTGCTGGTGTCATTTTCGTGCACGGGTCCCATTGTGGGTAGCTTGTTGGTTGCCTCGGCGGGTGGCGAAGTGGTGAAGCCCATCGTGGGTATGGCGGCGTTTTCGTCGGCCTTCGCCATTCCGTTTACGTTGTTTGCGCTCTTCCCGCAGTGGTTGCAGAAACTGCCCAAATCGGGCGGCTGGCTCAACGCCGTGAAAGTGGTGCTGGGCTTTCTGGAACTGGCGCTGGCGCTTAAATTCCTCAGCATTGCCGATCAGGTATACCACTGGCACCTGCTCGACCGCGAGGTGTATCTGGCCTTCTGGATCGTTATTTTCAGCATGCTGGGCTTCTACCTGCTGGGTAAACTCAAACTCCCCCACGACAGCGCCCCCGTTTCGACGGGTAAACTGAACCTGCGTGAGTTTGCTATTCGCGGGGTCATGAACCAGCCCGTTGGGGCGCTGGTCGACTCGGACGCGGCCGGACAGTTGACCCTGACGGGTACGCCCACCAGCGGCACCGTGCAACTGACGGGCGGTAACGATACAAAAGTGAGCATTCCGCGCCTGCTGCTGGCGATCGTGACCTTCACGTTTGTGGTCTATATGGTTCCGGGCATGTGGGGGGCGCCGCTCAACGCGCTGGCTGGCTATCTGCCGCCCCTGGCCACGCAGGACTTTATTTCACGTGGTGGCCCGGCTTCAGCGACGACCCAACAGTCAACGGCCGTTCGGCATGGTAATCTGTTCAAATTGCCCCACGGCTTGCCGGGCTTCTTCGATTACAAAGAGGCACTGGCTTATTCAAAAACCGTGAAGAAACCTGTCTTTATCGACTTCACCGGTCACGGCTGCGTAAACTGCCGCGAGATGGAACAGCGCGTGTGGAGTGATCCGAAGGTGCTGTCCCGTCTCCAGAATGACTACGTGGTGGTGGCACTGTATGTCGATGATAAAACGGAACTACCCGAAGCCGAATGGTATACGTCGGGCTACGATCAGAAAACCAAGAAGACGATTGGCGCGCAAAACGCCGACTTGCAGGTGGTGAAGTACAACAATAACGCCCAGCCGCACTATTGCCTAGTCGACGGTACGGGTACGTTGCTGGTTTCGCCCATCAACTACAACCTCAGCGTCGATAAGTTCGTCGCCTTTCTGGATGCTGGTAAGGCGGCGTTTGGAAAATAA
- a CDS encoding 3-oxoacyl-ACP synthase encodes MNPLKQALYAACMAYVQQRIDNAAEAMRAAQEAANSEEKSSAGDKYETGRAMAQLERDRHAQLLAQAQQMKQELELLDYKTASDVARAGSVVNTSQGTFFLSISAGRLTVDGASYMAVSIASPIGALLRGHRAGDEVRFNQTTYRIEGVL; translated from the coding sequence ATGAACCCACTAAAACAAGCACTCTACGCGGCCTGTATGGCCTATGTGCAGCAACGTATCGATAACGCTGCCGAGGCCATGCGGGCCGCGCAGGAAGCGGCCAATTCTGAGGAAAAGAGCTCGGCGGGCGATAAATACGAGACAGGCCGCGCGATGGCCCAACTTGAACGCGATCGGCACGCCCAACTGCTGGCGCAGGCCCAGCAAATGAAGCAGGAACTGGAATTGCTGGACTACAAGACGGCATCGGACGTGGCGCGGGCCGGTAGCGTGGTCAATACGTCGCAAGGCACGTTCTTTCTGAGTATCAGCGCTGGCCGCCTCACGGTCGATGGGGCCAGCTACATGGCTGTCTCCATCGCATCACCCATTGGTGCCCTGTTGCGAGGCCACCGGGCAGGCGACGAGGTTCGCTTTAACCAGACCACGTATCGAATCGAAGGTGTACTCTAA
- a CDS encoding GNAT family N-acetyltransferase: MRIREATTADLPALVALLQRVVPLMQAAGNFQWDATYPNETVFGNDIAKKQLWVADIDGQIAGVAAITTDQDAEYAQVGWDITETAIVTHRLAVDPAYQGRGVGKALLQQADEVARQRGIAILRIDTNTQNQVTQRLFPALGYVYAGEIDLAFRPGLRFFCYEKRLSAPS, from the coding sequence ATGCGCATTCGTGAGGCGACAACAGCCGATCTACCTGCACTCGTGGCGCTCCTGCAACGGGTGGTGCCCCTGATGCAGGCGGCTGGTAATTTTCAGTGGGATGCCACGTACCCAAACGAAACCGTTTTTGGCAATGACATTGCGAAAAAACAGCTTTGGGTAGCCGACATCGACGGCCAAATCGCGGGTGTTGCGGCTATTACAACCGATCAGGATGCCGAGTATGCCCAGGTAGGTTGGGATATCACCGAAACCGCCATCGTAACGCATCGGCTGGCAGTTGACCCGGCCTATCAGGGTCGGGGTGTAGGTAAGGCCCTGCTGCAACAAGCCGACGAGGTGGCCCGGCAACGGGGTATCGCCATCCTGCGCATCGACACCAATACGCAGAACCAGGTTACGCAACGGCTTTTTCCAGCCCTTGGGTACGTGTACGCGGGTGAAATCGACCTGGCTTTCCGACCCGGTCTACGTTTCTTTTGCTACGAAAAGCGCCTTTCAGCACCCAGTTGA
- a CDS encoding UDP-N-acetylmuramoyl-tripeptide--D-alanyl-D-alanine ligase, giving the protein MLTTAALYEKYRECTTVSTDTRQIAPDCLFVALRGDKFDGNQFALQALEAGARYALVDNADVAAQHDRCLLVADTLLALQELARHHRRTFGFPVLGLTGSNGKTTTKELIAAVLAKKYAVEATHGNLNNHIGVPLTLLRIDPARCQLAVVEMGANHQREIDLLSRICEPTHGLITNVGKAHLEGFGGVEGVRKGKGELFDYLAETGGTVFVNAQNAVLMAMQAERSTRTPNFGNVVFYLTDNVPELLTEAPVATYRTATGEVIQTHLPGRYNFENVAAALAIGQYFGVPDADANQAVADYNPTNNRSQVVVRGTNTVLLDAYNANPSSMAAAVQQFGQMPAERKAVILGDMYELGDESPAEHAALGTLIAQQHFDLVILAGKDMQYALPSLPQAYYFPDKFSLHNWIMDNPMQHTHVLIKGSRGMGLESVLPFI; this is encoded by the coding sequence ATGCTGACCACAGCAGCTTTATACGAGAAGTACCGGGAATGTACCACCGTTTCGACCGATACCCGCCAAATCGCGCCCGATTGCCTGTTTGTGGCCCTGCGCGGCGATAAGTTCGACGGCAACCAGTTTGCCCTACAGGCGCTGGAGGCCGGGGCCCGCTACGCGCTGGTCGACAATGCCGACGTGGCCGCTCAGCACGACCGCTGCCTGTTGGTGGCCGATACGCTGCTAGCCTTGCAGGAACTGGCCCGGCACCACCGTCGTACGTTTGGTTTCCCGGTTTTGGGCCTGACCGGCTCGAACGGTAAAACCACCACCAAAGAGCTGATTGCGGCGGTGCTAGCCAAAAAATACGCGGTTGAGGCCACGCATGGTAACCTCAACAACCACATTGGCGTGCCGCTTACCCTGCTGCGCATCGACCCTGCCCGCTGCCAGCTGGCGGTGGTGGAGATGGGGGCCAATCACCAGCGCGAAATCGATCTGCTGAGCCGGATCTGCGAACCCACCCACGGGCTGATTACTAACGTGGGCAAAGCGCATCTGGAAGGTTTTGGCGGAGTCGAAGGCGTGCGGAAAGGCAAGGGTGAACTCTTCGACTACCTGGCCGAAACAGGCGGGACCGTGTTCGTCAACGCGCAGAACGCCGTGCTGATGGCCATGCAGGCCGAGCGCAGCACCCGAACCCCCAACTTTGGTAACGTCGTTTTTTACCTGACCGACAACGTACCTGAACTGCTGACTGAAGCGCCGGTGGCGACGTACCGGACGGCCACGGGCGAGGTGATCCAGACGCATCTGCCGGGTCGCTACAACTTTGAGAACGTGGCGGCGGCACTGGCTATCGGGCAGTATTTCGGTGTGCCCGACGCCGATGCCAATCAGGCCGTGGCCGACTACAACCCGACCAACAACCGGTCGCAGGTGGTAGTGCGCGGTACCAACACCGTACTGCTGGATGCCTACAACGCCAACCCGTCGTCGATGGCAGCGGCGGTGCAGCAGTTTGGGCAAATGCCCGCCGAACGCAAGGCGGTTATCCTGGGCGATATGTACGAACTGGGCGACGAAAGCCCTGCCGAGCACGCCGCCCTGGGTACGTTGATTGCCCAGCAGCACTTCGATCTGGTCATTCTGGCGGGCAAAGACATGCAGTATGCGTTGCCTTCCCTGCCCCAAGCCTACTACTTCCCCGACAAGTTTTCGCTGCACAACTGGATCATGGATAACCCCATGCAACATACCCACGTGTTAATTAAAGGGTCGCGCGGCATGGGATTAGAAAGTGTGCTTCCGTTTATTTAG